From the genome of Solidesulfovibrio carbinolicus, one region includes:
- a CDS encoding DksA/TraR family C4-type zinc finger protein, whose protein sequence is MAGGWTADGAVQDQIAHSVEDEAARARGRLPRGEGLLVCEVCGEDIPEARRKALPGVRLCVACQEERDADEGAASLYNRRGNKDSQLR, encoded by the coding sequence ATGGCTGGAGGTTGGACAGCGGACGGCGCGGTGCAGGACCAGATCGCCCATTCCGTGGAGGACGAGGCGGCCCGGGCGCGTGGCCGGCTGCCGCGCGGCGAGGGCCTGCTTGTCTGCGAGGTTTGCGGCGAGGACATCCCCGAGGCCCGGAGAAAGGCCCTGCCCGGGGTGCGGCTGTGCGTGGCCTGCCAGGAGGAACGCGACGCCGACGAGGGCGCGGCCAGCCTCTACAACCGGCGCGGCAACAAGGACAGCCAGCTGCGCTGA